The proteins below are encoded in one region of Limnochorda pilosa:
- the add gene encoding adenosine deaminase, which produces MSEGPVHQGTATPVAPVLRALPKADLHLHLDGALRPQTYVELARALPSGDGLTLEEAERAITVGPGVRSLAEFLTRFPVINRVTQTEAALRRITREALEDAHRSGVRYAELRAAPWLHTEGGLTLEQVVEAILQGIQEAGRQWPILARLILVVMRGRPEEENRQVVELAARYRDHGVAGVDLAGDETAYPPELYVPIFRRARDAGLAVTIHAGEAAGPEAVWVAVRELGAWRIGHGTRAVEDPALLDHLREHRIWIESCLTSNLQTGAVRRLQDHPFGRFLAEGVPVTLNSDDPGVSRIELAGEWSLAAGVFELDFDRLARLALNGVEAAFVPETTRAMLRAEFENRIEQLHPRQGASGS; this is translated from the coding sequence ATGTCAGAGGGTCCGGTGCACCAGGGGACGGCAACGCCGGTGGCCCCCGTCCTTCGCGCGTTGCCCAAGGCCGACCTGCACCTCCACCTGGATGGGGCGCTCCGCCCGCAGACGTACGTGGAGCTGGCCCGAGCCCTTCCCAGCGGCGACGGCCTCACCCTGGAAGAGGCGGAGCGGGCGATCACGGTGGGACCCGGCGTCCGCAGCCTGGCCGAATTCCTCACCCGCTTCCCCGTCATCAACCGGGTGACCCAGACGGAGGCGGCACTCCGCCGCATCACCCGTGAGGCTCTGGAGGACGCCCACCGCTCGGGCGTCCGCTACGCCGAGCTGCGGGCGGCCCCCTGGCTCCACACCGAGGGCGGCTTGACCTTGGAGCAGGTCGTGGAGGCCATCCTTCAGGGGATCCAGGAGGCCGGCCGGCAGTGGCCCATTCTGGCCCGCCTGATCCTGGTGGTGATGCGGGGACGGCCCGAGGAGGAGAACCGGCAGGTGGTGGAGCTGGCCGCGCGCTACCGGGATCACGGGGTGGCCGGGGTCGACCTGGCGGGTGACGAGACCGCCTATCCACCGGAGCTCTACGTCCCCATCTTCCGAAGGGCGCGGGATGCAGGGCTGGCCGTCACCATCCACGCCGGCGAGGCCGCGGGGCCGGAGGCCGTCTGGGTGGCGGTGCGGGAGCTGGGGGCGTGGCGCATCGGCCACGGCACCCGGGCCGTGGAGGATCCTGCGCTGCTCGACCACCTGCGGGAGCACCGGATCTGGATTGAGTCGTGCCTCACCAGCAACCTGCAGACAGGTGCGGTCCGCCGCCTTCAGGACCATCCCTTCGGCCGCTTCCTGGCCGAGGGCGTGCCCGTCACCCTCAACTCCGACGACCCCGGCGTCTCCCGCATCGAGCTCGCTGGCGAGTGGTCCCTGGCCGCGGGAGTCTTCGAGCTGGACTTCGACCGGCTCGCCCGCCTGGCCCTGAACGGGGTGGAAGCGGCCTTCGTTCCTGAGACCACCCGCGCCATGCTGCGGGCTGAGTTCGAGAACCGGATCGAGCAGCTCCACCCTCGGCAGGGCGCAAGCGGCTCCTGA
- a CDS encoding NADP-dependent malic enzyme codes for MAKILREEALEYHSKGRPGKIELRVTKPCATQRDLSLAYTPGVAEPVREIEKDPDKAFDYTARGNLVAVVSNGTAVLGLGNVGALAGKPVMEGKGVLFKRFADIDVFDLEIDAPDPEDVIRIVKALEPTFGGINLEDIKAPECFEIERRLKAEMEIPVFHDDQHGTAIISGAALLNGLEVVGKAIDQVRLVINGAGASAIACADFFVNLGLRRENILMCDSKGVIYKGRTEGMNPFKEAYAADTNRRTLAEALEGADVFLGLSIANVVTAEMAKRMAERPMIMPLANPDPEIPYEVAREARPDALVATGRSDYPNQVNNVLGFPFIFRGALDVRARAINDAMKVAAARALANLAREEVPDVVLRAYGVEQMRFGPDYLIPKALDPRVLTWEAPAVAQAAMETGVARLHVDLDEYRERLETRFGKARQVKHFIMHRAQQSPKRVVFSEGEEPKIIRAAAILRDEGLAQPILLGNPDVVTATAHGLGINGQLTVICPERHPRFEAYVERYYQMRQRKGVTLREARKLARQGNVFGPLMVEVGDADAFVAGLTYHYPEVLRPALQIIKTRPGVGRVAGLYLMVLDDKAFFFTDATVNVEPTAEELADIAILAAERAKMLGVKPRIAMLSFSNFGSTPHPLAEKVRLATELVRDRRPDLAVDGEMQADTAVVPEILESEYPFSALKGGANVLVFPDLSSANIAYKLLQRLGGAEAIGPILMGTRKSVHVLQRGDDVEDIVNIACVAVMDAQEMERAARHPEMQEAAGRL; via the coding sequence GTGGCCAAAATCCTCCGCGAGGAGGCCCTGGAGTACCACTCCAAGGGACGTCCTGGCAAGATCGAGCTGCGGGTCACCAAGCCGTGCGCGACCCAGCGCGACCTGTCGCTCGCGTACACCCCGGGCGTGGCCGAGCCGGTGCGGGAGATCGAGAAGGATCCCGACAAGGCCTTCGACTACACCGCCCGGGGCAACCTGGTGGCCGTCGTGTCCAACGGCACGGCGGTGTTGGGCCTGGGCAACGTGGGGGCTCTGGCAGGCAAGCCCGTGATGGAGGGCAAGGGGGTCCTCTTCAAGCGGTTTGCGGACATCGACGTCTTCGACCTGGAGATCGACGCGCCGGATCCCGAGGACGTGATCCGGATCGTCAAGGCGCTCGAGCCCACCTTCGGGGGCATCAACCTGGAGGACATCAAGGCGCCCGAGTGCTTCGAGATCGAACGCCGGTTGAAGGCGGAGATGGAGATCCCCGTCTTCCACGACGACCAGCACGGGACGGCCATCATCTCGGGTGCCGCCCTGCTCAACGGCCTGGAGGTGGTGGGCAAGGCCATCGACCAGGTCCGCCTGGTGATCAACGGCGCCGGCGCATCGGCCATCGCGTGCGCGGACTTCTTCGTCAACCTGGGCCTGCGGCGTGAGAACATCCTCATGTGCGACTCCAAGGGGGTCATCTACAAGGGCCGCACCGAGGGGATGAACCCCTTCAAGGAGGCGTACGCTGCCGACACCAACCGGCGCACCCTGGCGGAGGCGCTGGAAGGGGCCGACGTCTTCCTCGGCCTGTCCATCGCCAACGTGGTCACCGCCGAGATGGCGAAGCGCATGGCCGAGCGGCCCATGATCATGCCGCTGGCCAACCCGGATCCGGAGATCCCCTACGAGGTGGCCCGCGAGGCCCGTCCCGACGCGCTGGTGGCCACGGGCCGCAGCGACTACCCCAACCAGGTGAACAACGTGCTGGGCTTCCCCTTCATCTTCCGGGGGGCGCTCGACGTGCGGGCCCGGGCCATCAACGACGCGATGAAGGTCGCCGCCGCCCGCGCCCTGGCCAACCTGGCCCGCGAGGAGGTGCCCGACGTGGTCCTCCGGGCCTACGGGGTGGAGCAGATGCGCTTCGGTCCGGACTACCTGATCCCCAAGGCGCTGGATCCCCGGGTTCTCACCTGGGAGGCGCCGGCGGTGGCCCAGGCCGCGATGGAGACGGGCGTGGCGCGGCTCCACGTCGACCTGGACGAGTACCGGGAGCGTCTGGAGACCCGCTTCGGCAAGGCGCGCCAGGTGAAGCACTTCATCATGCACCGGGCCCAGCAGAGTCCCAAGCGGGTCGTCTTCTCCGAGGGCGAGGAGCCCAAGATCATCCGGGCCGCCGCCATCCTCCGGGATGAAGGGCTCGCCCAGCCGATCCTCCTGGGGAACCCGGACGTGGTGACGGCAACCGCCCACGGGCTCGGGATCAACGGGCAACTCACCGTCATCTGTCCCGAGCGGCACCCGCGCTTCGAGGCCTACGTCGAGCGCTACTACCAGATGCGCCAACGGAAGGGCGTCACCCTGCGGGAGGCCCGGAAGCTGGCTCGGCAGGGGAACGTCTTCGGGCCGTTGATGGTGGAGGTGGGCGACGCGGACGCGTTCGTGGCCGGCCTCACCTACCACTATCCCGAGGTGCTGCGCCCTGCGCTGCAGATCATCAAGACGCGGCCGGGGGTCGGCCGGGTGGCCGGCCTTTACCTGATGGTGCTGGACGACAAGGCCTTCTTCTTCACCGATGCCACGGTGAACGTCGAGCCGACGGCGGAGGAGCTGGCCGACATCGCCATCCTCGCGGCCGAGCGGGCGAAGATGCTTGGCGTCAAACCCCGCATCGCCATGCTCTCCTTCTCCAACTTCGGCTCCACGCCGCACCCGCTGGCGGAGAAGGTGCGCTTGGCCACCGAGCTCGTGCGCGACCGGAGGCCGGATCTGGCCGTGGACGGTGAGATGCAGGCCGATACCGCGGTGGTGCCCGAGATCCTCGAGAGCGAGTATCCCTTCTCGGCTCTCAAGGGCGGCGCCAACGTCCTGGTCTTCCCGGATCTCAGCTCCGCCAACATCGCGTACAAGCTCCTCCAGCGCCTGGGCGGCGCCGAAGCCATCGGGCCCATCCTGATGGGCACCCGCAAGTCCGTCCACGTGCTGCAGCGGGGCGACGATGTGGAAGACATCGTCAACATCGCCTGCGTGGCCGTCATGGACGCGCAGGAGATGGAGCGGGCCGCCCGCCATCCCGAGATGCAGGAGGCGGCGGGGCGGCTGTAG
- a CDS encoding biotin--[acetyl-CoA-carboxylase] ligase, whose protein sequence is METVVLVLQSLKAARGGWVSGEALASSLGLSRNAVWKAVNALRRRGYAVAASPRRGYRLAAAPDQPLPEEVFPDPVPELVGLEPGSTFHLEYFPELPSTNDHLRRLGRQGAPEGTVVVAEQQTAGRGRRGREWASPPGLGLWLSVLLRPPLPARDAPLLALMAAAAVRAAAEQVAAVDARVKWPNDVMVPQGKVCGVLAELDAELDRIRACILGVGLNVNQTASDFPPHLAGKAASLRMAAGRPVHRAELLRWVLRHLGARYRQVLVEGFEPLLEEVRAFSATLGRPVTVEEADRTWPGLAEDLAPDGALLVRPASGGAPVAVYAADVSIRPA, encoded by the coding sequence GTGGAGACGGTCGTCCTGGTCCTCCAGTCCCTCAAGGCGGCGCGGGGCGGCTGGGTCTCCGGAGAAGCGTTGGCGTCCTCCCTGGGGCTTTCCCGGAACGCCGTCTGGAAAGCGGTGAACGCGCTCCGCCGCCGGGGCTACGCGGTGGCGGCCAGCCCCCGCCGGGGCTACCGGCTTGCGGCCGCTCCGGACCAACCCCTGCCCGAGGAGGTCTTCCCGGACCCCGTTCCAGAGCTCGTCGGCCTCGAGCCGGGCTCCACGTTCCACCTGGAATACTTCCCCGAACTGCCCTCCACGAACGACCATCTCCGGCGGCTGGGCCGGCAGGGGGCGCCCGAAGGAACGGTGGTGGTCGCCGAGCAGCAGACGGCCGGCCGGGGGCGGCGGGGGCGGGAGTGGGCATCGCCCCCCGGGCTGGGTCTCTGGCTTTCCGTGCTGCTCCGCCCACCCCTTCCCGCCCGCGACGCACCCCTCCTGGCCTTGATGGCGGCCGCGGCGGTCCGTGCAGCCGCGGAGCAGGTCGCCGCTGTGGACGCGCGGGTGAAGTGGCCCAACGACGTGATGGTCCCTCAAGGGAAGGTCTGTGGGGTGCTGGCCGAGCTGGATGCCGAGCTGGACCGGATCCGGGCCTGCATCCTGGGCGTGGGCCTCAACGTGAACCAGACCGCCTCGGACTTCCCGCCCCATCTGGCCGGGAAGGCCGCCTCGCTGCGAATGGCCGCAGGGCGCCCCGTGCACCGGGCGGAGCTCCTGCGATGGGTCCTGCGCCACCTGGGGGCCCGCTACCGCCAGGTGCTGGTCGAGGGCTTCGAGCCGTTGCTCGAGGAGGTGCGGGCCTTCTCGGCCACCCTGGGGCGGCCCGTGACCGTGGAGGAGGCCGATCGAACCTGGCCCGGCCTGGCCGAAGACCTGGCGCCCGACGGGGCGCTCCTGGTGCGGCCGGCATCGGGAGGTGCCCCGGTCGCCGTTTACGCGGCGGACGTCTCCATCCGGCCGGCATGA
- a CDS encoding biotin transporter BioY: MPSSDLVPERSRQPSPAPGAPTRTLARAALFAALTAALAHVSLPLPFSPVPLTGQTFGLMLSGLLLGARWGALAQGAYLLMGASGLPVFAGGAAGLGVLAGPTGGYLLGHVVGAFVVGWVAQRLPGAGRIRAVAAALAGGVGVVYALGVLQLALVTGMGWKAALLAGALPFLPGDVLKALVAALAAERLTAAVPHLAGGPLRTPEGS; this comes from the coding sequence GTGCCTTCGTCGGATCTTGTCCCGGAGCGCTCGCGGCAACCAAGCCCCGCGCCCGGCGCCCCGACCAGGACCTTGGCCCGTGCCGCCCTCTTCGCGGCGCTCACCGCGGCCCTGGCCCACGTAAGCCTGCCGCTTCCCTTCTCACCCGTCCCCCTGACGGGGCAGACCTTCGGCCTGATGCTCTCGGGCCTCCTGCTGGGAGCCCGGTGGGGGGCTCTTGCGCAGGGGGCCTATCTCCTGATGGGGGCATCGGGGCTGCCGGTCTTCGCTGGTGGCGCCGCCGGCCTGGGCGTGCTGGCCGGACCCACCGGCGGCTACCTTCTGGGGCACGTGGTGGGCGCCTTCGTCGTGGGCTGGGTCGCCCAGCGGCTGCCCGGCGCGGGCCGCATCCGGGCCGTGGCCGCCGCGCTTGCGGGCGGGGTGGGCGTGGTCTACGCCCTGGGCGTGCTCCAGCTCGCCCTGGTGACCGGCATGGGCTGGAAGGCGGCGCTCCTGGCCGGGGCCCTTCCCTTCCTGCCGGGCGACGTGCTGAAGGCGCTGGTGGCCGCACTGGCCGCCGAGCGGCTCACCGCCGCGGTACCGCACCTGGCGGGCGGCCCCCTCCGCACGCCGGAAGGCTCGTGA
- a CDS encoding ATP-binding cassette domain-containing protein: MLPATGEPFLKAEGVHHAYPGPGGPIPSLRGVTLTVARGEWVAVAGPNGSGKSTLARILGGLTAWDAGQVWVGGEPLTPGRPPLRPRVGLVFQDPESQVVGSTVEEDVAFGPENLGLPPEEIERRVAAAVEAVGLAGLRRRPTRQLSGGQRQRLAVAGALAMEPDALVLDEPTSMLDPRGRREVLAAVLGLVRRRRLAVLWTTHLLDEALLAHRLLVLSRGRVVADGAPAALLASHGDLLEGWGLRAPALIRLAEGLRQAGVAVPEQASTVEAVAGAVARAWRSRLRGRVP, encoded by the coding sequence GTGCTTCCTGCCACCGGCGAGCCCTTCCTCAAGGCGGAGGGCGTGCACCACGCCTACCCCGGGCCGGGCGGTCCCATCCCTTCCCTCCGGGGGGTCACCCTCACCGTCGCCCGGGGGGAGTGGGTGGCGGTGGCGGGTCCCAACGGATCGGGTAAGTCCACCCTGGCCCGGATTCTGGGAGGCCTCACGGCGTGGGACGCCGGCCAGGTCTGGGTGGGCGGCGAGCCGCTCACCCCCGGCCGCCCACCGCTCCGGCCGCGGGTGGGTCTGGTCTTTCAGGACCCGGAGAGCCAGGTGGTGGGCTCCACCGTGGAGGAGGACGTCGCCTTCGGCCCGGAGAACCTGGGCCTCCCGCCGGAGGAGATCGAGCGGCGGGTGGCGGCGGCCGTGGAGGCCGTGGGCCTGGCCGGCCTCCGCCGCCGCCCCACCCGGCAACTCTCCGGCGGGCAGCGGCAACGCCTGGCCGTGGCGGGCGCCCTGGCCATGGAGCCCGACGCACTGGTCCTGGACGAGCCCACCTCCATGCTGGACCCCCGAGGCCGCCGCGAGGTGCTGGCCGCCGTCCTGGGGCTGGTGCGGCGCCGGCGGCTTGCGGTCCTCTGGACCACCCACCTGCTGGACGAAGCGCTCCTGGCCCACCGCCTGCTGGTGCTGAGCCGGGGCCGGGTGGTGGCGGACGGGGCCCCCGCAGCGCTCCTGGCAAGCCACGGCGACCTTCTGGAGGGCTGGGGGCTGCGGGCGCCCGCCCTCATCCGGCTGGCCGAGGGCCTGCGCCAGGCGGGCGTGGCGGTACCCGAGCAGGCGAGCACCGTGGAGGCCGTGGCCGGCGCCGTGGCGCGGGCGTGGCGCTCCCGTCTCCGGGGGCGGGTCCCGTGA
- a CDS encoding ATP-binding cassette domain-containing protein — MIELRAVSHTYPSEGKASRPALREVSLRMGRSEAVALMGATGAGKSTLAQVMAGLIRPTSGEALWDRMPAYAALRGRPEPGRRSHPKEPARLPVAYLFQYPEHQLFEATVFDDVAFGPRNLGLPPGEVEDRVGRALEAVGLDPATVAGRSPFALSGGEQRRAALAGVLALEPEVLVLDEPTAGLDPAAAEALMRLLDRLHRKGTGLVVVTHRMEEVVGLVNRLLVLHQGRLALDASPVEAVADPARLAALAVDPPTAARLAARLRERGLPLPAHLLDVEPTLEAIARLLRGKEP, encoded by the coding sequence GTGATCGAGCTCCGGGCGGTAAGTCACACCTATCCTTCCGAGGGGAAAGCGTCCCGGCCGGCCCTGCGGGAGGTGAGCCTCCGGATGGGCCGGTCCGAGGCCGTGGCCCTGATGGGTGCCACCGGGGCCGGCAAGTCCACCCTCGCCCAGGTGATGGCGGGGTTGATCCGTCCCACCTCCGGCGAGGCCCTCTGGGACCGGATGCCGGCCTACGCTGCCCTCCGGGGGCGTCCCGAGCCCGGCCGCCGGAGCCATCCGAAGGAACCGGCGCGCCTTCCCGTGGCCTACCTCTTCCAGTACCCGGAGCACCAGCTCTTCGAGGCGACGGTCTTCGACGACGTGGCCTTCGGCCCGCGCAACCTGGGCCTGCCGCCGGGAGAGGTGGAGGACCGGGTGGGCCGGGCCCTGGAGGCCGTGGGGCTCGACCCGGCCACGGTGGCCGGGCGGTCGCCCTTCGCCCTCTCGGGGGGCGAGCAGCGCCGGGCGGCCCTGGCCGGCGTGTTGGCCCTGGAGCCCGAGGTCCTGGTGCTCGACGAGCCCACCGCCGGGCTGGACCCTGCCGCGGCCGAGGCCCTGATGCGGCTGCTGGACCGGCTTCACCGGAAAGGAACGGGGCTGGTGGTGGTCACCCACCGCATGGAGGAGGTGGTGGGGCTGGTCAACCGGCTGCTGGTGCTCCATCAGGGTAGGCTCGCCCTGGACGCTTCGCCCGTGGAGGCCGTGGCCGACCCCGCCCGCCTGGCCGCCCTGGCGGTGGACCCGCCCACGGCGGCGCGGCTCGCGGCCCGCCTGCGGGAGCGCGGCCTGCCGCTGCCGGCCCACCTCCTGGACGTGGAGCCGACGCTGGAGGCCATCGCCCGCCTGCTTCGGGGGAAGGAGCCGTGA
- a CDS encoding energy-coupling factor transporter transmembrane component T family protein, translated as MNHRPGALARLLLSLAFAAAAFQVERIQGLLWLGGIAALAAWVGRVPPRRLARTLLPVLPFAALAALHPLLAAGLAPASALDGSGGVAAAGPARAVLAPGRLLLLVAGGGLASLTTPAPRLLEAWEQLLRPARRLGLPVRDLVWTTALALGFLPLLREEVSRVILAQRARGSGVRRCGWKGRARALLAVVVPVAARALRRSEELGAALDARGFRAARDPDPRRRPWCLADFVVVVPGLALLAWVAWRY; from the coding sequence GTGAACCACCGCCCTGGCGCCCTGGCGCGACTGCTGCTCTCCCTGGCCTTTGCGGCGGCGGCCTTCCAGGTGGAAAGGATCCAGGGCCTGCTCTGGCTGGGCGGCATCGCCGCCCTGGCCGCGTGGGTCGGGCGGGTGCCCCCGCGCCGGCTGGCGCGCACCCTCCTCCCCGTCCTTCCCTTCGCGGCGCTGGCGGCCCTCCATCCTCTGCTGGCAGCCGGCCTGGCCCCCGCCAGCGCCCTGGACGGTTCAGGCGGTGTGGCAGCCGCGGGTCCGGCCCGGGCTGTGCTCGCGCCGGGCCGCCTCTTGCTGCTCGTGGCCGGGGGCGGGTTGGCCTCCCTCACCACGCCGGCGCCCCGGCTCCTGGAGGCCTGGGAGCAGCTCTTGCGCCCCGCGCGCCGCCTGGGCCTGCCGGTCCGCGACCTGGTCTGGACCACCGCTCTGGCCCTCGGGTTTCTCCCCCTCCTGCGGGAGGAGGTCTCCCGGGTGATCCTGGCCCAGAGGGCTCGGGGGTCCGGAGTGCGCCGGTGCGGCTGGAAGGGCCGGGCCCGGGCGCTCCTGGCCGTGGTGGTGCCCGTCGCGGCCCGGGCCTTGCGGCGGTCCGAGGAGCTCGGCGCGGCCCTGGACGCCCGGGGCTTCCGCGCCGCCCGCGACCCCGACCCCCGCCGGCGCCCCTGGTGCCTGGCCGACTTCGTGGTCGTGGTCCCCGGCCTTGCCCTCCTGGCCTGGGTCGCGTGGCGTTACTGA
- a CDS encoding M20/M25/M40 family metallo-hydrolase, with the protein MARLADAALGGLAGRKELFLQELLAYCRQPSVAATGEGMEAMAGLVSRTLERLGAEVEWWHGPGAFPVIYGRLERGAPVTLLFYNHYDVQPPEPLERWTSPPFEPRLAGDRLHARGVADDKGALLARLHAVELLQQVAGGIPVNVIFLVEGGEEVGSPGLGRLLSAHRRQLQADGCLWEGGEIGAHGRLEVEAGCKGMLYVELVVRGPREDLHSSLAGLAPNPVWHLLEALRTLYDPGSGRILVDGFYDRVRPPSPEELSLVDAYPLDEGALAQAWGLVELESRRQGRTAPRALFVEPTCNVSGIFAGYAGPGSKTVLPSEARARVDFRLVPNQSASDCLRKLEHHLARRGFRDVRVVDGGSEDPGQSPLDHPLVERVAAAARETYGVDPILKPRSAGTGPAALFVDTLGLPVVNGPGVAYHGSGPHAPDEHIRLGDYWRGIEHVVRLLAGFDAEDGLLKGRPQ; encoded by the coding sequence ATGGCACGTCTCGCGGACGCGGCGCTGGGAGGCCTTGCCGGGCGGAAGGAGCTGTTCCTTCAGGAGCTCCTCGCCTACTGCCGGCAACCCAGCGTGGCTGCGACGGGCGAAGGCATGGAGGCCATGGCGGGGCTGGTCTCGCGCACCCTGGAGCGGCTCGGGGCCGAGGTGGAGTGGTGGCACGGCCCGGGAGCCTTCCCCGTGATCTACGGGCGGCTGGAGCGTGGCGCCCCGGTGACCCTCCTCTTCTACAACCACTACGACGTCCAGCCCCCCGAACCGCTGGAGCGCTGGACAAGCCCTCCCTTCGAGCCGCGCCTGGCGGGAGACCGCCTCCACGCCCGGGGCGTCGCGGACGACAAGGGCGCGCTCCTCGCCCGGCTCCACGCGGTGGAGCTTCTGCAGCAGGTGGCGGGCGGGATCCCCGTGAACGTGATCTTCCTGGTGGAGGGCGGCGAAGAGGTGGGAAGCCCCGGCCTCGGCAGGCTCCTTTCGGCCCACCGGCGGCAGCTCCAGGCCGACGGGTGTCTCTGGGAAGGGGGCGAGATCGGTGCCCACGGCCGCCTGGAGGTGGAGGCCGGCTGCAAGGGGATGCTCTACGTGGAGCTGGTGGTTCGGGGTCCCAGGGAAGACCTCCATTCCAGCCTGGCCGGCCTGGCGCCCAATCCCGTGTGGCACCTGCTGGAGGCGCTGCGGACCCTTTACGACCCCGGCAGCGGCCGGATCCTGGTGGACGGCTTCTACGACCGGGTCCGGCCGCCGTCGCCGGAGGAGCTGAGTCTGGTCGACGCCTACCCCCTTGACGAGGGCGCCCTCGCCCAGGCGTGGGGGCTCGTCGAGCTCGAGAGCCGGCGCCAGGGCCGGACCGCGCCCCGGGCGCTCTTCGTGGAGCCCACGTGTAACGTGAGCGGCATCTTCGCCGGTTACGCCGGACCTGGCAGCAAGACCGTGCTCCCGTCGGAGGCGCGGGCCCGGGTGGACTTCCGCCTGGTTCCGAACCAGTCCGCATCGGACTGCCTGCGGAAGCTGGAGCATCACCTGGCGCGGCGGGGCTTTCGCGACGTGCGCGTCGTGGACGGCGGGTCCGAGGACCCGGGCCAGTCGCCCCTGGACCATCCCCTGGTGGAGCGGGTGGCGGCCGCGGCGCGGGAGACCTACGGCGTGGATCCCATCCTGAAACCCCGATCGGCCGGAACGGGCCCGGCCGCGCTCTTCGTGGACACGCTCGGGCTGCCGGTGGTGAACGGGCCCGGGGTTGCCTACCACGGGTCGGGACCGCATGCGCCCGATGAGCACATCCGGCTTGGAGACTACTGGCGGGGCATCGAGCACGTGGTGCGGTTGCTGGCGGGCTTCGACGCAGAGGATGGACTCCTGAAGGGGCGGCCTCAGTAA
- a CDS encoding Gfo/Idh/MocA family oxidoreductase yields the protein MNVALWAEEGPWREALAAWAHARNGRLVAMGGDVLEPAARAPGAAPVLDVEGLLRQDAVEAVHLMAPPARVPPLVRACLQAGRHVLLASPPPPDPTALEDLVRRGGEGEAMLLPVGSLAPSPRLRRVLHAAGKGMVGPPRLLEVRAEQDPARDRGPGDPGASTDPRAAAGGVLLRLGPPSSGNSPASWGNPCR from the coding sequence GTGAACGTCGCCCTCTGGGCCGAGGAGGGTCCCTGGCGCGAGGCCCTGGCCGCGTGGGCGCACGCCCGCAACGGCCGCCTCGTCGCCATGGGGGGCGACGTCCTCGAACCGGCGGCGCGGGCGCCGGGGGCAGCACCCGTCCTCGATGTGGAGGGGCTGCTGCGGCAGGACGCGGTGGAGGCGGTCCACCTGATGGCGCCGCCCGCCCGGGTCCCGCCGCTGGTACGGGCCTGCCTCCAGGCGGGCCGGCACGTCCTCCTGGCGAGCCCTCCACCTCCCGATCCCACGGCCCTGGAGGATCTGGTGCGGCGCGGCGGGGAAGGCGAGGCCATGCTCCTGCCCGTGGGGTCGCTGGCGCCCTCCCCCCGCCTGAGGCGGGTGCTCCACGCGGCCGGGAAGGGGATGGTGGGACCCCCGCGTCTCCTGGAGGTCCGGGCCGAGCAGGATCCTGCGCGAGACCGGGGGCCCGGGGACCCCGGCGCCTCCACGGATCCCCGCGCCGCCGCGGGCGGGGTCCTGCTTCGGCTGGGCCCCCCGTCTTCGGGCAACTCCCCGGCCTCTTGGGGGAACCCCTGTCGGTGA
- a CDS encoding mannose-1-phosphate guanylyltransferase: protein MIGACIMAGGQGERFWPASRRKYPKQFLPLLDGKSPLQETVARLEALIPLEQTYVVTTESYAEQAREQLPELPEENLILEPVGRNTAACIGLAAVVMAERLGGDAVMAVLPADHWVRPVDAFQEVLTAAMQAAAQDDWLVTLGIRPSRPETGYGYIRHGSERLLVNGAPAYLVEAFVEKPSRERAQRYLSDGRYLWNSGIFAWRVATILDQLQRHLPEIHEPLEAVRPAVGTPRFWEVVQRVYPGLPAISIDYGVMERAERILVFPGSFAWDDLGSWPALTRVFPTDAAGNLTRGKVVLEDVRGSIVHANGKLIAALGVKDLVVVETEEAILVCERERAQELRRLVERIAEEGYESYL from the coding sequence GTGATCGGAGCCTGCATCATGGCCGGCGGGCAGGGCGAGCGGTTCTGGCCGGCGAGCCGCCGGAAGTACCCGAAGCAGTTCCTGCCCCTCCTGGACGGCAAGAGCCCGCTCCAGGAGACGGTGGCGAGGTTGGAAGCGCTGATCCCCCTGGAACAGACGTATGTGGTGACCACCGAGTCCTATGCTGAGCAGGCAAGGGAGCAGCTTCCCGAGCTTCCCGAGGAGAACCTGATCCTGGAGCCCGTGGGCCGGAACACGGCGGCCTGCATCGGGTTGGCGGCGGTGGTGATGGCGGAACGTCTGGGCGGCGACGCGGTGATGGCCGTGCTTCCCGCCGACCACTGGGTTCGCCCCGTGGACGCCTTCCAGGAGGTCCTTACCGCGGCCATGCAGGCGGCCGCGCAGGACGACTGGCTGGTGACCCTGGGCATCCGGCCCAGCCGGCCCGAGACGGGGTACGGGTACATCCGCCACGGCTCCGAACGGCTGCTGGTGAACGGGGCCCCGGCGTACCTGGTGGAGGCGTTCGTGGAGAAACCGAGCCGTGAACGGGCCCAGCGCTACCTGAGCGACGGCCGCTACCTCTGGAACAGCGGTATCTTCGCCTGGCGGGTGGCCACCATCCTCGACCAGCTCCAGCGCCACCTGCCTGAGATCCACGAACCGCTGGAGGCCGTGCGGCCCGCGGTGGGCACCCCCCGTTTCTGGGAAGTGGTGCAGCGGGTCTATCCGGGCCTTCCGGCCATCTCCATCGACTACGGCGTCATGGAGCGGGCCGAGCGCATCCTCGTCTTCCCCGGAAGCTTCGCCTGGGACGACCTGGGGAGCTGGCCTGCGCTGACCAGGGTCTTTCCCACCGATGCCGCGGGCAACCTAACGCGCGGCAAGGTGGTACTCGAGGACGTGCGCGGCTCCATCGTCCACGCCAACGGCAAGTTGATCGCCGCCCTCGGGGTGAAGGACCTGGTCGTGGTGGAGACCGAGGAGGCCATCCTCGTCTGCGAGCGCGAGCGGGCGCAGGAGCTGCGCCGGTTGGTGGAAAGGATCGCCGAGGAAGGGTACGAGTCGTACCTGTGA